AATACCGGCGCTGAGCAGTTTCCCTCGCCGTACACGAGCAACGAGTGGCTGAACAACATTGGCTGGCTCGAACTTCCACGCGGTGTTCTCCTCGAGAACAGTGAGTCCGGCCTGGTGCGTCTGGTCTTCATGGCGTTTGACCGTCTTGAGGAGATACTCCAGCCCAAGAGCAGCACACTAGCAGCAGCCCACGAGGAGTCCACAGCCGTTAGTATAGGAGAGGATACGTCAAACAACGGTGGGATGCCTTCATCGTCGCTAATTAATAGCAAAATCATCTCTGCCTCGCTCAGCAAGGGAAGGCACATCCAGTTGTCTGAGCCCGTGAGGATGTGCCTCAAGCACATTAAGACTGAAAATGTCAGCAATCCAACTTGTGTCTTCTGGGACTACACAATGAGGTATggccaaatttattaattagaataTTCACAAGAAATATTCAGAGTTATCTTAACCGCTCGTCATATTTCTTACACTTTTCTTTCcgaatttttacatattttaattatgttgatTCATCTGGTCAATTATTTGTATTGCAATGATTTatacacattttattattttaatatccaaTTATACATCtcttataattataaaatagcaTGAAATTTAGTTAGTaacatttgcaaaatgaattttcagtgCGTGGTCTTCAGAAGGCTGTGAAGTCGAGGCGACCAACAGAACTCACACGGAGTGCAAGTGTAACCACCTGACGAATTTCGCTATCCTAATGGACGTGCACGAAACCCTGCTGGCACCTACGCACGAGGCCTACCTCCGGATCTTGACTTATATCGGCTGCGCCATCTCTATCATCTTTCTTCTCTTAACCATCATaacatttcagttttttcgTAACCTCAAAGTACGAGCTACTCATTAGAATTTCATTTGCCCAGTGGTTAACCGCAATGTAAAAATTGCAGTCGGACCGAACAACAATCCACAAGAACTTGTGCTTCTGCCTCTTGATCGGAGAGAGTGTCTTCCTTGCTGGAATTGGACAGACTGACAAGCACATCCTTTGCGGAATAGTGGCTGCTATTCTACACTACTCTTTCCTCAGCGCATTTGCTTGGATGTTCCTTGAAGGTACACTTTTAAACCAATCCTGCTTCAGTAACTCATAGGGTGTTTGCAAATATGAGAGAAAAGTAAATGAGAGACGGAAATGTAAAACTAATGGttccaattattaaaaaagtaccCAAGAAAAATGTCTGTTTTCTAATCCGTCACTCTtttaattgtataaaaatcaACCTTTAACTTgcccttattttttaatttattggaatatactatatgaaaataacattgcaaaatatttctaggATACCAACTTTACGTGATGCTGGTAGAGGTGTTTGATGCTGAAAAGCCACGCATCAAATGGTACTATATCATCGGCTACGGCGCTCCCCTGATCATCGTGCTTGTGTCTGGAATTGTTGATTTTGATGGATATGGAACTGACCGATACTGCTGGCTGACTACTGAGAACTACTTCATCTGGAGTTTTGTTGGACCAGTCATTGCCGTGATTCTTGTAAGTGACTCTCATTTTACGATGAGAAATATGTagctttttaatgaataattaatttaataattttctcattttcaggCCAATCTAGTCTTTTTAAGCATGGCCGTGTACAAAATGTGCCGCCACAGCAGTACTTCAGTCCCTGTGAAGACCAAGGAACACGCCAGGCTTGCCAGCGTCAGGTActtgatttttcattatgCACAAACTATTTGACACTAATATTTGAGGAGCATGGTTTGGTCAAAAATCACTATTATATAAGTTATAATGACAAATTCTTTGTACAAATAACGTTGGTGTTGGTTTTCGATAAGCtacctaaaaataattagttgaGTCAGGCAGACCGTTGATTTacttactaaaattaaaaacacttgATTTTGGTGAGTCATAAGATTTACCAACATTCTTTTGGTGTGTGTACTTTTTAACTCTTTTGTTTGTTCTTTTTTGCATGCATAGTGGAAAGGAAGAGAATGCTCATTCCAACAAAATCCAAACAAACTTGTAAGGatggttttcaaaattttcttctcttttactCTATCTGTATTTTTGTCTATTAACTGTGACACTAGTTGAAATAGAGTAGCACTATGACTAGCGAGTTGGACAATAATTACCGCTTTTCGTCACAGGAAGGGCTCCTAAGCGCTTGTCCAATTCGTCTAGAGAGTTGAGTAAGGTTTCGACCGTTCACTAACTGTGATTTTGGTTCGCAGGTCGTGGCTGCGAGGTGCAATTGCCCTCGTCTTCTTGCTCGGCCTGACGTGGACGTTTGGCCTGCTGTTCCTCAACAAGGAGACCGCCATCATGGCTTACgttttcacaattttgaatAGCTTACAGGGACtgtttatatttgttttccatTGTGCTCAGAACGAGAAGGTAAGGAGCTTGTTGGGCTTGCAACATACCACCACACTCTTGTAAATTCGCAATCGGAAAATATGTAAACGGTGTGTAATAACGAATCGGACTGTTAACCATTTTGTaccataaataaatgtatatcCGCAGATAATTGTAAAGTCCCTCGAACCGCCTCCcgaaattttttctataattttcacTCTTATTTTCcgattgttttgattttttggttGCTTTATTTTAAGTTGGTCCTTCTTTTCTCGCTCGGTTTTAGGTTCAAAAGGAGATAAAAAGGTTCATAAAAAGAAACAGCTGGCTGCAGTGCTGCTGTTGCAGCGGCGGCTCGGGCAAGGAGCAGAGCTCGGGCTTTTTCGCCGGCTCCAACGGCACCCCTTCGGCTCCAAATTCCCATAGCACAGACAGCTCCGCATTGTCACCTCACGGCAATAGTGTGGGTACCTCTGTAGTTTCTTTGCCCAACCACCTCCACAGCCACAACCACCACCTGCCACACCACTTCCCCAACAACGCCCCCCGAATCCAGCCCAACCACCACTACCCGTCCTCGTACCACTCACATCCGCATCACACCTCAATTATCACAACACCAAGTCGGGGATCGACGAGTGTCCAGCACTGTTCTATTAATAACCATGAGTCTCAAGGCAAGTGCTGACATGCCTATATTTACTTTTGCGTTCTCACCCTGTTTTTAAACCGCACCTTGgagcttttttatatattatacattattattattgtgtgtAAATATTAACCgagagataaataataattagtcgATTGACTCCCCGTGCAGAACAGCATCAGCTTTgccttttccaatttaattctaCCGTTTCCGATTAagttgcatatttttatttacactcgctgctttttgagcttttttaaCATACCTTTCATCGGCTGGCACCAGACAAAAATGAACCCAGATTGTTTCAATGTGTAGAcggaaaaaatgttgaaacaaGCGAACGCTTTTAACGAAGTGACACGGGAGTGGTGGTGTGATGTGGATTTAGTAGCTTTCTTTGTAGAGGTAGACACacacagacagacagacaccTTGCCCTTCCTCGCTCTCTAATCGATCTCCTGCTCtcgaatgtttgatcaaattaaaagcaaagtcTAACAAATGTTGTGTTAACGGAGCAGTAAAACCTGCACCTACTCACAcctgaaaattcaattcgaTTTTGAGCCTAAAACGAgtatttatatcatttttgaTTCTCCCCAAAAACACTGCAGGATGTAATTTTCACTCAATTTGatctgtgataaaaattacgTTTCAGCCTGATAATTTGGATCtggtttctatttttttccataaagTTCTTGAGCTCTTTCCTGACAAAAACCTtgagcaaaattaatgttttaatcaAAGATCTAGTTGTTCGAACTTTTATTAATGCCTGAagtgcataattttcaattataaagaGTCTTAACTGCCTGCAGAGTTTTTGAGGAAATCtcgccttttttaataatttattgattactTTCACGGCCTTACACAacgcacattttattttaaatccaccaattaatttgcttgaggttttttaattttggtttgctCCGTTTTTTTTGTCCCGCAGAAGATTTCTTTTAAGTCGTACCACGGTCGCGTGGACTCGGAGGCGGAAGAGTCGCCGCGCTCGCTCAACACGACCACGCTGACGAGCATGAGCAATCTTCGCGGCGGCGGGGGCAACAACAACAAGGATGGTGGCGGCACGCTGAGACGCGGCATCGATTATGGGGTTGGCAACGACTACTCTGGCCAGGATCTGGTGGTGACGCCCGTGGCAAACATCATCGACCCGTCTAAGGTGATCCTGGCAGCCGAGCTGGACTATGGACGCGCCGAGCAGCTGGGCACCCTGACGCGCGCGCAACAGGCAGAAGTGCGCACGCCGACCCACCTAGTCCCGCATCTGCTGCACCACCAGATCGCCGCTCAGCACCACTACCTTACGCACGGCGGCCGCAAGAAGGGCTACCTACGCGCCGCCAGTCCCTGGAACCACACATACACGGAAATCAGGGACGGCCTGCACCTGCGAGGCGGCCGTCCGCCGTCCGAGGATGACCCCGTCTACGAGGAGATCGAGCGGGGCGGCGCCGCCACCGAAATCCAGGTTTCGGACATGTCTGACGAGGACGGCCGGCGGCAAAGCGACATGAGCCGGCAGTCTTCGCGCAGCTACTCGGACCACCGGCCGCTGATTGCCTCGTCGGCCGTCACGTTTGACGCCCTTTGGCGGCACAATCtcaaagagcagcagcagcttgacGCCGAGCTGATGCGCAGGGTGCAGCGGCAGATGTCGCCCGGATTTGTGTATCCAGACGCGAGTGCGCGCACTGTTGCCTTCCTTGAGGGCGAGACTGTCGTGTGCCACCTGCAGCCCGActcggccgccgccgtcgaCCCCTACAACCCCTACTCGGCCAGGACGGTCGTCCTTTCCCCCTACAGCGAGTGCTGACCGCCAATAACGCACTTTTCCACTAGCAGCTAGTGAAATCCTACTCTAGCCTGTAAGAAAACACGTGATTAGTGTGCATGTGATTCcgattgcgattttttttttatctcactCCGCGCTTTTGTGTACAAAATGCGATACTCTCTGACTATTTATTGCCATTCGACCGCTTTTGCAGAGTGggacaatttaaaaacgatCACGTGATCGTTTCATCTGACTGTTGAGTAGCATCTCTTCTGGCAAATGCATTTGTTGTCACCTCGGAAGTGTCGGACGAAAGTGTACTGTGTGAACGTTGTGTATAAAGTTCTAGTGTTAAGAACCTTTATACGTGTTTAGATGCCTGGCAGACACGCGATggtattaaatatattcagtGTATAGATGGAATTAAGTATGATgtaaaactaaatattaaattaaaacccaaCAAACAACAGAGACAAACCTGATGGTTAAGTGTTGCTTCCAATTCGTAAAGCCAGCATGGAATCCCCTAACGAAAACCACAGGTGTGTgtgttaataaaatacaaatgtaCCCCAAATTTCTTAGAGGAATGGCGAATCAATGTGAGGCAAAGTAAGAGGAAGTAATGTTGTTTCGATGTAAAAAAAAGAACTGTGATGCAACCGTTTTTTGAAGACTGTTAGATCTTGATTTGCTGAGTAAAATTTGAGAGAAAAGTGCACaaacgagaaaataaattatttatgaaaagtaataaaaaatccactGCTGTTTACTTTCTTCGTTTGAGtttccaattaaaagtttgaaatggaGTTTTGGCTTACTACCTCACCTCTGTTTAATCTAGTTAGCGTCTCTGCTTGATGCAACCCTTCTGGGACTCGCTCCTGCATTTAGAAGatgtaatgaaaaaataacaacgcCGTTAGTACACCAGGAAAATGCTTCTCGGCGCCTAACCGCGGCGCACTgcctttattattatttatattcacaTTGAGCCGACCGAGCTATACAGAATACATATTTCTGCCATTCTTTTCATCCAATATTTCTTTAGCTCTCTTTTATTCAACATCATTTAATAGTTTTTGAGTCTCGTTGGCAAATACACTGAACAAAGATGAGAAAGATAGACCGCGGACATGGAATTGTGGGCTCTTATTTCTTATTCAACAAcgaattcaaatatttgcacaacCACTTCAGCGCAGAGGATCGGGCAATTGAAATCAATTCTAGATCGAGATCTCTAGGAACTCATGTCATTTGCATACTACATTTTCTGTGACACTAGAATGTTATCATAAAAAGAAGAATCATCTAtggaaactttttaataaattaaccttaatttaacaaatggTTTTGATACAGTATAATCATTTTAACTATGGACTGGAAACAAGAGTAACTAAAAATACAGATTTGCTGATGggtatatttacattttttgttaaggataataaaaattgctgctttccttttaattttgatgaggATGTTTTGTCCCAGTTtttaattggtaaaatttgtattttgctccaaaaaaGATCGAATATCGTCAAGAGTTGAAAATCACGAGCCCAAGAAGTCCTATTTCGGCTCTCGACGCACAAAGCAGGTTTTGATGAGCCCTGCGAGAGCAAATTTGCACGACTTCGAAGGGGGGAAGGAATTACTGATGGCTCTCTCTGGGGATGCCAGCTGAATGAGTGAGAAAGAGAAGTAAAGCTTTTCATTCATTACAGGGTctttgtgagtgtgtgtgtgatgatAGGGGAAGTGCTCTCTGTCAAATGAAATTACGTGCGAGCAGCCAGTTAAACGCCCATATCATGCCAGCGGTGAAAATTGCCAAGACTGCGTTAGGTTAAAATGGCATTTGCCGCGTCCATTGCGGCGAAATAAGGGTTGCGCTGAAGTGGTTGCTGATACACAAGTGACCTTCTCTACACGTTACATTAGTAGTTTCTCCTGCTTCTCTCTTTATTGTTCATCACCAGTTACTTTGTTCCGGTCCTCTCTTAGAAAAGAGTCAAAATAAAGCCGACACAAAGTACGTGGTtagatttttacatttttggttCGGGTCAGGGCCGTCAAAAACGCACCCTTGGTGATATTCTCAATGCTGATATGGAAcgcttttgaaatttgtttctgGTTGGTCGAAATTGAGTTTAGCGGAACAAAGTacgagtaaaaatataaatctccaGTGGAATGATGTGTGGGATAAATGAATCGGCCGTTTTTCGCTTGATTAGCGTGTTCTGTAAagcaagttttaaaaatacatctcTCTTCTCGTCGCGAGCATATGATATAGACAGCAATTGGTCGCCGGATCACACGTTCGCGATGTCTGGTGGCATCTCGGCGATCAAGTCCTTGTTCAGATTCTCCACCTTGGTCGAACCATTGCTGTcgtcaaacaaaatttgctgctgctgcgggggTGCCGTGATCGTTGGTCTGTTTCGTCGACGTCTCAGGTTCGTGCCCACCAGCAGAGCGATAATCGCCGCGTAGAATACCACGATCACCTGTGAAACGAAGAAGAAAGGTCAGAATCTCTTTTTCAGGGATTTATAAGATTGCAAgaaaagcgatttttttcagGGATATGGTTGTCAGTgagggaaaaaatgtttagcaGGAATTTCCCGATcatatgaaatatttgttttgtatttaataaaaattcatcttcAAAATATATCAGGTCAGAATTTCCGATATTTGTTATTGGGATTGCTCGTTAGTGTTgcgtttttttacatttaatcaTAGTTTGTACTTCATACAtagaacaattaatttattcatcacGGAGGGATaatacccaaaattatttataaaacatgGAATCAATCTAAAGCCGCAATTTTTTCTGAGTTATTTAGAGTcacgtaaaattaattataaattcaagCAATATCTTCCTGTtgattagattttaatttaataactcaAAACATCATCCTGAGGGTCGCAACATTACCATTtagaaatatcaaaattacatgaacatatttttaatgttactttttttcataaagtccaaaacaaaaatctatcATTATCAGAGTCAAGGAAGGGGTCCAGATGGATCAACCTCTAAATAATCAGAAAGAgaagtataaaaaaattatttattataaacaaagatttaaattagcGTGAGATTCTGCCCTAAGtaagatatatttatttcctaaagaaaataactttttttaaagtagTATGAAATCTAGAAAGTAAATACAGTAAACAGTCACTTATAAATTAACCTTGACAAAATTAacgtcttttaaaatttgattgtcatataaaaagtaaaacttaAATGAAGAGATAtatctatttaattatttcctaaaaaaaaattgaataaagaaaatcacATTAACCTCCTGATGATTGACAGTAACAAGTGCTGAGCTCTGTTGTGAACAGCAAagggaaagaggaaaaattcctgatTCTGGCTGAGGGGGAAAAGCTAAGCGTGTTTGCCAACAAGTAAAATCGATTGGCGCAGTCAGAGGTCAAACGCTTTGGGCTGAATAAGTTGTctgcgagcgagagcgagcgtgTGCTGTGAATGTGCGGGAGGAATTCGCCAATAACGACGAGGCGCGCGCGTTGGAGTGTTTGGGTCACATACCGTCACGTAGAGGATGGCGTCGTGCGAGAAGTCGACGGGCGGCCGGTGCGAGATGTTGGCCGAGTGGGTGAGCGCCGCTCGGTACACGGCGGGCAGCAGCGTGCCGTGGCACGGCGAACCCACGCTCCTGCAACAGTCGAAAATACTAGTCAATCAACAATGCTCTCCCTGCGGGGGCGCCCAGTTTGACACTGACAATTGAGATGGGTCAACTGCTGGCCTTGCCTCCCGCCTCTGCTCTCGGCAAAGTCACACGCAAATACagatcaaaatgaaaagcgtAGGATTTATTGGGAAAACTGTTTTTCttatattcctttttttaatttaagtttttcctGTTTCCCTTTGAGAATAGAAGAACACTCGTTATATGTACTCTCTCATGAGCTGTTAGGCAGGAAAGTTTAATGATTTTCGGATTGAACTTGAGATGGTTTTGAATACATGAAACCGTAGCAAAATACAAACAGCTATATAAGACACTTACCATTTACGTGTAATAGTGTGGGATGCtgggagaaattaaaaaaaaaacttccagGAATCTAATAtaacgcaatttttatttactttttgcaTGACGTGAAAAACTTCTGATTGAGCACCATGCATATCAAAGCGTATTAAGACATTTTAGATtcaataaaagtaattttattgcggataattaattcatatctaaatttaaaaacattaaagcTGGCTGAAAATAATCTATTTCCTGATATAATACGCCTCACAGTCCTTCCTAGcaataaacttgaaaattagcattttactGCACAACTTAATATTGTATTGCTCTCTCCCTATAGAAACTTACTATATTTACTCTATTACTAAATTAGATAAATGGTTTTcttgcagaaataattatttaagcttCCCATGCACTCAGTAGTTGTTAAACAAGAAATGCCATTAGTCTAAGCCTAATCACAGAAATCTTGTTCAGAGATCTTCCAGATCGGCTGTTGCGCAATATCAGGAACAAATTTGTAGCGTAGCCCAAGATGCAAAGTTTCGAGTGCGAAAAGCTATTGATTGACTTCAGAAGTAAAATGTTTGGATAATCTAGATGTGCCTCGAGCCCAGAGGAGCACACAATTCTCAGAAGTGCGGCAACAACCAATAAATTCGCGTTTCGGCGACGACTGGTGGCAACTTGCGAAACTCTGTCGAATTGAAACGCGGGGAAAATAGCAGCTGCGTTTTAATTGCGTCGTTCCGCGAGGTAACACAATCGTTCCATGCGGGTTGTTAAGCCCAACTGCCATTTAATTAGCTTAAGCGCCGCTTTCGTGAGCAGAAAAGAGCactaaaatgtagaaaattgTACCGGCTGAACAATTATCCAGACGAGGACGTTTTGTTTCGCGCGAGTCttggttatgcaaccggtcTGGCACTTGTGACGCAGTCGTTGCCTACCCACCGATTCCAAGGCGACCGCGGTTTCCAAGTCGTAAAAGTGGGCTTCAATTTCACACATCACCGCACTCCCTTACAAAGGCAACATTTGTGCCAATAAAATGAGAACCGTTTCCTGCTGTCCCGATTACCTTTCAGAAAATTTGCGGTAGCAGCAGGTTATATATTACGACTCGTGTATAAGGGGTCAAGGTGAAATTAACTATAGTTAGTTTCACCTTGTTTtctattaatataattatatttcacgTGGCAATGAAATAGTACTATAATACtttaataatgtattttataatctaagaataaattgaattttcttgtaTTGGATAATGAACAATAAAACCAacctgatttttcttttggatTATCAAATTTGATAACGGCATCATAATCCTTAAATATCCTCCACTTTGAATTCAAACACGCAGGGTTGATATGTTGAGATACAGAGCAAAAGAGACAATTGCATCGACCCTCGTAAACTCAATAAGCAGTTCGGAAAACAATGCTGCAAACTTAGCTCTCAACAGAATCCGTATTGTATAAATCAGGTTTGTTTGCTCCGGGtaaaagcagcagctgcgttgaatatttatgcaaattgcgtCCGCTGTGATGATACACACAAAGGGAAAACAAAGGGAAAGAATGTTTCAAAGAAGGAGACGAGTGCGGGAAAAGTTGGCATGCAGCGAATCCAAGGACGACAGCTGACGACGTGTTTGTCGGTTGGTGCTCAAAACTCGAGCACCAAGCACAGCAGAAGGAAGAGCAGGAAATTGGGCTAATCTCGTCTTGACATTCGTCTTTGAACGCCGCAATTGCGATGCACAATATAAGCCCCCTCATAAGAATCATAGGGCTCCACCAGAGGGAGTTTCTGCCTGTGCAGCCACATTCGACATTTCTACGGACATGACTTGAGCTAGAATGACAAATAAATGAGGCGTGCAAGATCAAGAGGTGGTTTGTTTCCCACTTGATAGCTGATTCTATTGGCAGCAATATCATAGcgatatttaacttttaatatatCTGGTGAAAATAGTTAGGaaagattttataaaaaaatggggtgaaaattttgaccttctttttaaaaacgttGAATTTGGCATTACGTTTTATTAAATGGGTAAAAAACACATATTCAGCccgtaaatcaaaattaatatttaactgcAGATACGGCCTGAGGGGCTGACTCAGATGCTGTCCAGCACGAGAACGGACAATATAactctttttacttttttcaccTCTGTTATCCGTCCTGTTTAACTATGACATAGGTTTAAGTCATTTAGAAATACACTGTTTAAACAAAGTCCAAAATACACTCGGTCTAATTGGTGAAATGACGAGTTTTTATCGCCCGTGTACACAAATCAACAGCCGGCAAATAAAGATCTACGCTGCAAACTGGATATAACCGCAGGACGTGACTAATCTGCACCGATTTGCAATGAGAATGTAGAAAAAGCCAATTAGCACTGCAAATACGAAGCGAAATTTGGACGATATTCGCGCTGCCAATATTTGCCAAGTTTGGCAATCAAACATTGGTTTTTTCCCCCAGGAAGCTGCAAAGTTGACAGCCCCAGGGTTTGGCGATCGTGTTGCCAGCGGGAACACCTGGCTAGACGCCCAAGCAAGATCAAAGGCCTCAGCAAATAAGGTGGGCC
The nucleotide sequence above comes from Cloeon dipterum chromosome X, ieCloDipt1.1, whole genome shotgun sequence. Encoded proteins:
- the Cirl gene encoding latrophilin Cirl isoform X7; translated protein: METPTGASTACRRAPCACSTPTESTSTTLRPSPPWLITSQPSVWSTAKLPSLRPLPKAAADTTTSTAVAAVVTTPVVPFIETGEEYEEPPVDSGPPVVTQPPQQVPVAPEVVTTTTTTTTAAPPSTTQSTRRKTHPITVAPERKQPQAPIWETDLLQYCAPATARNINWNWTQVGDTAVQPCPGGTTGQARWRCIYIQEINQIGRATWEPGTPDLSECRSVWVSNLESSIKEGDNIISIADDLSQVTINKMLYGGDLMTTSEIIKTMAHKINLDVQSFPDQRQREALVSELLHKVVLTSSNLLDDSQQSSWKDLNYNEQMRIATTLMTGLEENAFLLANTMVVEKTVEEKVKNVLVSVRVLETRNTGAEQFPSPYTSNEWLNNIGWLELPRGVLLENSESGLVRLVFMAFDRLEEILQPKSSTLAAAHEESTAVSIGEDTSNNGGMPSSSLINSKIISASLSKGRHIQLSEPVRMCLKHIKTENVSNPTCVFWDYTMSAWSSEGCEVEATNRTHTECKCNHLTNFAILMDVHETLLAPTHEAYLRILTYIGCAISIIFLLLTIITFQFFRNLKSDRTTIHKNLCFCLLIGESVFLAGIGQTDKHILCGIVAAILHYSFLSAFAWMFLEGYQLYVMLVEVFDAEKPRIKWYYIIGYGAPLIIVLVSGIVDFDGYGTDRYCWLTTENYFIWSFVGPVIAVILANLVFLSMAVYKMCRHSSTSVPVKTKEHARLASVSGKEENAHSNKIQTNLSWLRGAIALVFLLGLTWTFGLLFLNKETAIMAYVFTILNSLQGLFIFVFHCAQNEKVQKEIKRFIKRNSWLQCCCCSGGSGKEQSSGFFAGSNGTPSAPNSHSTDSSALSPHGNSKISFKSYHGRVDSEAEESPRSLNTTTLTSMSNLRGGGGNNNKDGGGTLRRGIDYGVGNDYSGQDLVVTPVANIIDPSKVILAAELDYGRAEQLGTLTRAQQAEVRTPTHLVPHLLHHQIAAQHHYLTHGGRKKGYLRAASPWNHTYTEIRDGLHLRGGRPPSEDDPVYEEIERGGAATEIQVSDMSDEDGRRQSDMSRQSSRSYSDHRPLIASSAVTFDALWRHNLKEQQQLDAELMRRVQRQMSPGFVYPDASARTVAFLEGETVVCHLQPDSAAAVDPYNPYSARTVVLSPYSEC
- the Cirl gene encoding latrophilin Cirl isoform X4, with amino-acid sequence MLMELNQPHTLLFGALFLLVVTSGCSARSRHLAERAKYDVAYECEGSILTINCPEGQHINLIRANYGRFSITLCNDNGNTDWSVNCMSSRSLRVLYTKCSNQQNCSILASTNVFGDPCPGTKKYLEAHYQCLAESTSTTLRPSPPWLITSQPSVWSTAKLPSLRPLPKAAADTTTSTAVAAVVTTPVVPFIETGEEYEEPPVDSGPPVVTQPPQQVPVAPEVVTTTTTTTTAAPPSTTQSTRRKTHPITVAPERKQPQAPIWETDLLQYCAPATARNINWNWTQVGDTAVQPCPGGTTGQARWRCIYIQEINQIGRATWEPGTPDLSECRSVWVSNLESSIKEGDNIISIADDLSQVTINKMLYGGDLMTTSEIIKTMAHKINLDVQSFPDQRQREALVSELLHKVVLTSSNLLDDSQQSSWKDLNYNEQMRIATTLMTGLEENAFLLANTMVVEKTVEEKVKNVLVSVRVLETRNTGAEQFPSPYTSNEWLNNIGWLELPRGVLLENSESGLVRLVFMAFDRLEEILQPKSSTLAAAHEESTAVSIGEDTSNNGGMPSSSLINSKIISASLSKGRHIQLSEPVRMCLKHIKTENVSNPTCVFWDYTMSAWSSEGCEVEATNRTHTECKCNHLTNFAILMDVHETLLAPTHEAYLRILTYIGCAISIIFLLLTIITFQFFRNLKSDRTTIHKNLCFCLLIGESVFLAGIGQTDKHILCGIVAAILHYSFLSAFAWMFLEGYQLYVMLVEVFDAEKPRIKWYYIIGYGAPLIIVLVSGIVDFDGYGTDRYCWLTTENYFIWSFVGPVIAVILANLVFLSMAVYKMCRHSSTSVPVKTKEHARLASVSGKEENAHSNKIQTNLSWLRGAIALVFLLGLTWTFGLLFLNKETAIMAYVFTILNSLQGLFIFVFHCAQNEKVQKEIKRFIKRNSWLQCCCCSGGSGKEQSSGFFAGSNGTPSAPNSHSTDSSALSPHGNSKISFKSYHGRVDSEAEESPRSLNTTTLTSMSNLRGGGGNNNKDGGGTLRRGIDYGVGNDYSGQDLVVTPVANIIDPSKVILAAELDYGRAEQLGTLTRAQQAEVRTPTHLVPHLLHHQIAAQHHYLTHGGRKKGYLRAASPWNHTYTEIRDGLHLRGGRPPSEDDPVYEEIERGGAATEIQVSDMSDEDGRRQSDMSRQSSRSYSDHRPLIASSAVTFDALWRHNLKEQQQLDAELMRRVQRQMSPGFVYPDASARTVAFLEGETVVCHLQPDSAAAVDPYNPYSARTVVLSPYSEC
- the Cirl gene encoding latrophilin Cirl isoform X5 codes for the protein MLMELNQPHTLLFGALFLLVVTSGCSARSRHLAERAKYDVAYECEGSILTINCPEGQHINLIRANYGRFSITLCNDNGNTDWSVNCMSSRSLRVLYTKCNLQSNCSVAVNDEVFGGDPCPGTFKYVEVQYSCAVAESTSTTLRPSPPWLITSQPSVWSTAKLPSLRPLPKAAADTTTSTAVAAVVTTPVVPFIETGEEYEEPPVDSGPPVVTQPPQQVPVAPEVVTTTTTTTTAAPPSTTQSTRRKTHPITVAPERKQPQAPIWETDLLQYCAPATARNINWNWTQVGDTAVQPCPGGTTGQARWRCIYIQEINQIGRATWEPGTPDLSECRSVWVSNLESSIKEGDNIISIADDLSQVTINKMLYGGDLMTTSEIIKTMAHKINLDVQSFPDQRQREALVSELLHKVVLTSSNLLDDSQQSSWKDLNYNEQMRIATTLMTGLEENAFLLANTMVVEKTVEEKVKNVLVSVRVLETRNTGAEQFPSPYTSNEWLNNIGWLELPRGVLLENSESGLVRLVFMAFDRLEEILQPKSSTLAAAHEESTAVSIGEDTSNNGGMPSSSLINSKIISASLSKGRHIQLSEPVRMCLKHIKTENVSNPTCVFWDYTMSAWSSEGCEVEATNRTHTECKCNHLTNFAILMDVHETLLAPTHEAYLRILTYIGCAISIIFLLLTIITFQFFRNLKSDRTTIHKNLCFCLLIGESVFLAGIGQTDKHILCGIVAAILHYSFLSAFAWMFLEGYQLYVMLVEVFDAEKPRIKWYYIIGYGAPLIIVLVSGIVDFDGYGTDRYCWLTTENYFIWSFVGPVIAVILANLVFLSMAVYKMCRHSSTSVPVKTKEHARLASVRSWLRGAIALVFLLGLTWTFGLLFLNKETAIMAYVFTILNSLQGLFIFVFHCAQNEKVQKEIKRFIKRNSWLQCCCCSGGSGKEQSSGFFAGSNGTPSAPNSHSTDSSALSPHGNSKISFKSYHGRVDSEAEESPRSLNTTTLTSMSNLRGGGGNNNKDGGGTLRRGIDYGVGNDYSGQDLVVTPVANIIDPSKVILAAELDYGRAEQLGTLTRAQQAEVRTPTHLVPHLLHHQIAAQHHYLTHGGRKKGYLRAASPWNHTYTEIRDGLHLRGGRPPSEDDPVYEEIERGGAATEIQVSDMSDEDGRRQSDMSRQSSRSYSDHRPLIASSAVTFDALWRHNLKEQQQLDAELMRRVQRQMSPGFVYPDASARTVAFLEGETVVCHLQPDSAAAVDPYNPYSARTVVLSPYSEC